A region of Streptomyces deccanensis DNA encodes the following proteins:
- a CDS encoding amidase: MSDVPFQSAAQQSRALAAGEISSRELVEIYLERIAVHNTALNAVVTLDPERARREAGEADAARAAGQDLGPLHGLPITVKDSYETAGMRTVCGRMDLKDYVPDQDAEAVKRLRAAGAVIMGKSNMPPGNQDVQADNPVFGPSSNPWDTTRTSGGSAGGGAVATAAGLTTFDFGSEIGGSTRIPSHFNGLYGHKSTWRSIPLIGHVPYGPGAGRWTEADMACGGAQVRDARDLVPILRATVGSADYDGGFSYTLAPPRATRLADFRVAVWSEDPSCPVDDDIRQAVDDAVTVLRTAGAKITVQPASLPVDLATNHRKAFSPLLFGAGDRTGLSPAPSAATLARFVQRPWGDAGPALRGTVQSHFHWLRAHMVRGELRQRWFEFFQDFDIVLMPVTPTAAPAHHNKLIDWFGRPFEVDGVRRPYWDQVKWSAVANVSGGPATTIPVRKGRSGLPIGLQAMGPSGGDLTTIEFAALLGREVDGFVPPPALVQI, translated from the coding sequence GTGAGTGACGTCCCCTTCCAGTCCGCCGCGCAGCAGTCACGCGCCCTGGCCGCGGGTGAGATCTCGAGCCGGGAACTCGTCGAGATCTATCTCGAGCGGATCGCCGTCCACAACACCGCACTGAACGCGGTGGTGACCCTGGACCCCGAACGTGCCCGCCGAGAGGCGGGAGAAGCAGACGCCGCGCGGGCGGCGGGGCAGGACCTCGGTCCGCTGCACGGCCTGCCGATCACGGTCAAGGACAGCTACGAGACCGCCGGCATGCGCACGGTCTGCGGGCGCATGGACCTGAAGGACTACGTGCCCGACCAGGACGCCGAAGCGGTCAAGCGGCTGCGCGCGGCCGGTGCCGTGATCATGGGCAAGAGCAACATGCCTCCGGGCAACCAGGACGTCCAGGCCGACAACCCGGTGTTCGGTCCCTCGTCGAACCCGTGGGACACCACCCGCACTTCGGGGGGATCCGCCGGCGGCGGCGCCGTCGCCACCGCCGCGGGCCTCACCACGTTCGACTTCGGCTCGGAGATCGGTGGATCGACCAGGATCCCGTCCCACTTCAACGGCCTGTACGGTCACAAGTCGACCTGGCGGTCGATACCGCTCATCGGGCATGTGCCCTACGGCCCGGGCGCCGGACGATGGACCGAAGCCGACATGGCCTGCGGCGGCGCACAGGTTCGGGACGCCCGTGATCTCGTCCCGATCCTGCGGGCCACGGTCGGGTCGGCCGACTACGACGGTGGTTTCAGCTACACGCTCGCACCGCCACGCGCGACCAGGCTCGCCGACTTCCGGGTCGCCGTCTGGAGTGAGGATCCCTCGTGTCCGGTCGACGACGACATCAGGCAGGCCGTGGACGACGCGGTCACCGTGCTCCGTACGGCCGGTGCGAAGATCACCGTCCAGCCCGCGAGCCTCCCCGTCGACCTCGCGACGAATCACCGGAAGGCCTTTTCGCCCCTGCTCTTCGGCGCGGGCGACCGCACCGGCCTCTCCCCCGCCCCCAGTGCCGCGACGCTGGCCCGGTTCGTCCAGCGCCCGTGGGGCGACGCCGGACCCGCCCTGCGTGGAACCGTCCAGTCCCACTTCCACTGGCTGCGGGCCCACATGGTGCGAGGCGAGCTCCGGCAGCGCTGGTTCGAGTTCTTCCAGGACTTCGACATCGTGCTCATGCCGGTCACCCCGACGGCCGCCCCCGCCCATCACAACAAACTGATCGACTGGTTCGGGCGGCCGTTCGAGGTCGACGGTGTACGGCGTCCTTACTGGGACCAGGTCAAGTGGAGCGCCGTCGCCAACGTCTCCGGAGGGCCGGCGACGACCATCCCGGTGCGTAAGGGCAGGAGCGGACTGCCCATCGGTCTGCAGGCCATGGGCCCGAGCGGGGGCGATCTCACCACCATCGAATTCGCCGCCCTGCTCGGCAGGGAAGTCGACGGCTTCGTGCCACCTCCGGCCCTCGTCCAGATCTGA
- a CDS encoding LysR family transcriptional regulator → MNLSRLDLNLVVALRALLEERNVTRAGERVGLSQPAMSAALSRLRRHFDDELLSRTGNAYELTPLGVALRDRSATACDLLERVFASQADFDPAAETREFTLLASDYGAAVFGAALARALHLEAPGVRLTFQHPAPSVVENTATVLSTVDGLLMPHGVIDGFPAVDLHQDRWLCLVADDHPEIGDSLTLTQLATLPWAVYQRPYDAPAARQLSMLGISPRVEVSVQTFQLLPHMVEGTRRVAMIQERLARKAVHSAAVRVLPCPFEAVPVQEALWWHPVHTQDAAHIWLRQKAVEVGATLTGNGPEQAGSAVRGGGSAG, encoded by the coding sequence ATGAACCTGTCGCGACTCGACCTCAATCTCGTCGTCGCCCTGCGCGCCCTGCTGGAGGAGCGCAACGTCACCCGGGCCGGCGAGCGTGTCGGACTGAGCCAACCCGCCATGAGCGCGGCGCTGTCCCGGCTCCGCCGGCATTTCGACGACGAACTGCTCTCCCGGACCGGAAACGCCTACGAACTGACCCCGCTCGGCGTGGCCCTCCGGGACCGCAGCGCCACTGCGTGCGACCTGCTGGAACGCGTCTTCGCCAGCCAGGCCGACTTCGACCCGGCCGCTGAGACCCGCGAGTTCACCCTGCTCGCCTCCGACTACGGCGCCGCCGTCTTCGGCGCCGCCCTCGCCCGCGCCCTGCACCTGGAGGCACCGGGCGTCCGGCTGACCTTCCAGCACCCGGCACCCAGCGTCGTGGAGAACACCGCGACCGTACTCAGTACCGTCGACGGCCTGCTGATGCCGCACGGCGTCATCGACGGCTTCCCCGCCGTCGACCTCCACCAGGACCGCTGGCTGTGCCTCGTCGCCGACGACCACCCCGAGATCGGCGACAGCCTCACCCTCACCCAGCTCGCCACCCTGCCCTGGGCCGTCTACCAGCGCCCCTACGACGCCCCGGCCGCCCGCCAGCTCAGCATGCTCGGCATCAGCCCCCGGGTGGAGGTCTCGGTGCAGACGTTCCAGCTGCTGCCGCACATGGTCGAAGGCACCCGCCGGGTCGCGATGATCCAAGAACGTCTGGCCCGCAAGGCGGTCCACTCCGCGGCGGTGCGCGTCCTGCCCTGCCCCTTCGAGGCGGTACCGGTTCAGGAGGCGCTGTGGTGGCATCCCGTACACACCCAGGACGCGGCCCACATCTGGCTGCGGCAGAAGGCGGTGGAGGTGGGCGCGACGCTGACGGGCAACGGCCCGGAGCAGGCCGGCTCCGCCGTGCGGGGCGGGGGGTCGGCAGGGTAG
- a CDS encoding CGNR zinc finger domain-containing protein: MATDDMWIWDGGRVCLDFANTLRHRWRTAPEETLRDPGDLTLWLQRAGLLAPDIPAPAAALASGRRLRETVDRAVLAVADNRLPLSGDITVLNRSAAGAPRPALQIAVTAGRLEPAGTAGIVTDASAALALIAQDAVELLLSAEIRRVRVCGADECALRFVDRSPARNRRWCSMSRCGNRTKVRLHQARARRSEDIPGD; the protein is encoded by the coding sequence GTGGCAACGGACGACATGTGGATCTGGGACGGCGGGCGGGTCTGCCTGGACTTCGCCAACACCCTCCGCCACCGGTGGCGAACCGCGCCGGAGGAGACGCTCCGCGATCCGGGCGACCTGACTCTCTGGCTTCAGCGGGCCGGACTGCTCGCACCTGACATCCCGGCCCCCGCAGCTGCCCTCGCGTCGGGTCGACGACTGCGCGAGACGGTCGACCGGGCCGTACTCGCGGTCGCCGACAACCGACTGCCCTTGTCCGGCGACATCACCGTGCTCAACCGATCAGCAGCGGGGGCTCCTCGACCCGCCTTGCAGATCGCCGTGACGGCGGGGCGCCTGGAGCCCGCCGGAACCGCGGGCATCGTCACCGATGCGTCAGCCGCCCTGGCGCTGATCGCCCAGGACGCCGTCGAACTGCTCCTGTCCGCCGAGATCCGGCGGGTACGGGTCTGCGGCGCGGACGAATGCGCCCTGCGCTTCGTGGACCGCTCCCCTGCCCGCAACCGCCGCTGGTGCTCCATGTCCCGCTGCGGCAACCGCACGAAGGTCCGCCTCCACCAGGCGCGGGCCAGACGGAGTGAGGACATCCCGGGAGACTGA
- a CDS encoding saccharopine dehydrogenase NADP-binding domain-containing protein: protein MEKRRIVLLGATGYTGQRVLRELLARGEKPTLVGRSRTRMLALADRFEADLPVAEIDVTSTADLTRLLEPSDVVVSTIGPFTRLGMAAVSAAARAGAHYFDSTGEGTFARRVLLELDAVAAARGATLVPAFGYDYVPGNLAGALALTRAGQRARHVEAGYFITRAGQGDELLYRSTLRDAYTLTTGGTRQTLVAAAAEDGFAYRRPRPWAAARVVDERVGKRVRTFHYGGVKRTVMTVPGTEHLGLPEVFPQLESVEVGLGWFGRWTRPVQTAATLQAPLLRSAKVRAALERWSERLPGSRREPDPDGRSLVIAVARDSRGRPLTVTALTGPDPYEMTASLLAWGAVHAAQPEAVLEPGAHGPVAALGLDTLRLGAAEAGVHEVDGAPARRR, encoded by the coding sequence GTGGAAAAGCGCAGGATCGTGTTGCTGGGTGCGACGGGGTACACCGGGCAGCGTGTGCTCCGGGAACTGCTCGCACGAGGGGAGAAGCCGACCCTGGTCGGGCGGAGCCGGACGAGGATGCTGGCCCTGGCCGACCGCTTCGAGGCGGACCTGCCGGTGGCCGAGATCGACGTCACCTCGACGGCCGACCTCACGCGCCTCCTGGAGCCGAGCGATGTCGTCGTCTCCACGATCGGCCCGTTCACGCGGCTCGGTATGGCCGCGGTCTCGGCTGCCGCGCGGGCGGGAGCCCACTACTTCGACTCGACGGGGGAGGGGACCTTCGCCCGCCGCGTCCTCCTCGAACTGGACGCCGTCGCGGCCGCCAGGGGAGCGACCCTCGTACCCGCGTTCGGCTACGACTACGTGCCGGGCAACCTCGCCGGCGCGCTCGCCCTGACGCGGGCGGGCCAGCGGGCACGCCACGTGGAGGCCGGCTACTTCATCACCCGTGCCGGGCAGGGAGACGAGCTGCTCTACCGGAGCACCCTGCGCGACGCGTACACCCTCACCACGGGAGGCACACGCCAGACGCTGGTCGCGGCGGCGGCCGAAGACGGGTTCGCCTACCGCAGGCCCCGCCCCTGGGCCGCCGCCCGTGTGGTCGACGAGCGCGTAGGCAAGCGGGTGCGTACCTTCCACTACGGCGGCGTGAAACGTACGGTCATGACCGTCCCGGGCACGGAGCATCTCGGACTGCCGGAGGTCTTCCCCCAGTTGGAGAGCGTCGAGGTGGGCCTCGGGTGGTTCGGACGGTGGACGCGCCCGGTGCAGACGGCCGCCACGCTCCAGGCGCCCTTGCTGCGCTCGGCGAAGGTGCGGGCCGCCCTGGAGCGGTGGTCCGAGCGGCTCCCGGGATCGCGACGCGAGCCGGACCCCGACGGCCGTTCCCTGGTGATCGCCGTCGCCCGCGACAGTCGGGGCCGGCCTCTGACCGTGACGGCGCTCACCGGACCCGATCCGTACGAGATGACGGCATCCCTCCTGGCCTGGGGCGCCGTCCACGCGGCACAGCCGGAAGCCGTCCTCGAGCCCGGCGCGCACGGCCCGGTCGCAGCCTTAGGCCTCGACACCCTCAGGCTCGGTGCCGCCGAGGCCGGAGTGCACGAAGTCGACGGGGCACCGGCCCGCCGTCGATGA
- a CDS encoding fumarylacetoacetate hydrolase family protein: protein MATLTQSARPFALGTLSQPGDSPFPGLVVGGRVLDLGRALAWKPADVRAVLERWEETLPVLRVLAGEDALEWRPLDGLRVHAPVEPRQVFQSGANYRQHVIDLEVAHRSSDDPRTVEEARAEIAAVMDRRAAEDLPYVFIGLPSAITGPYDDVVLPAWAEQPDWELELAAVIARPAHRVSVEKALEHVAGYTIANDLTDRATVFRRDMKAIGTDWLRCKNAPGFTPLGPWIVPAGAITDPGDLRVTLKLNGEIMQDESTKDMLFGVARLVSYISQTSQLLPGDLVLTGSPAGNGIHWGRLLRDGDVMEGSITGLGTQRTRCVAEEHGA, encoded by the coding sequence ATGGCAACACTCACGCAATCGGCCCGCCCCTTCGCGCTCGGCACCCTCTCCCAGCCGGGCGACAGCCCGTTCCCCGGCCTCGTGGTCGGGGGTCGTGTGCTGGACCTGGGCCGGGCCCTGGCCTGGAAGCCGGCCGATGTGCGTGCGGTGCTGGAGCGGTGGGAGGAGACCCTGCCGGTCCTGCGCGTCCTCGCGGGTGAAGACGCGCTGGAGTGGCGGCCGCTCGACGGCCTGAGGGTGCACGCACCGGTCGAGCCCCGGCAGGTCTTCCAGTCCGGCGCCAACTACCGCCAGCACGTGATCGACCTGGAGGTGGCCCACCGCTCCTCGGACGACCCCCGCACCGTCGAGGAGGCACGCGCAGAGATCGCCGCGGTCATGGACCGCCGGGCCGCCGAGGACCTGCCGTACGTCTTCATCGGCCTGCCGAGTGCGATCACCGGCCCGTACGACGATGTCGTCCTCCCGGCATGGGCCGAACAGCCCGACTGGGAGCTGGAGTTGGCGGCCGTCATCGCCAGACCTGCCCACCGGGTGTCCGTCGAGAAGGCCTTGGAGCACGTCGCCGGTTACACGATCGCCAACGACCTCACCGACCGCGCCACCGTCTTCCGCCGTGACATGAAGGCCATCGGCACCGACTGGCTGCGCTGCAAGAACGCCCCCGGCTTCACCCCGCTCGGGCCCTGGATCGTCCCCGCCGGGGCGATCACGGACCCGGGCGACCTGCGGGTCACGCTGAAGCTGAACGGCGAGATCATGCAGGACGAGTCGACCAAGGACATGCTCTTCGGCGTCGCGCGACTGGTGTCGTACATCTCGCAGACATCCCAACTCCTCCCCGGCGACCTGGTGCTCACCGGCAGCCCGGCCGGCAACGGCATCCACTGGGGCAGGCTGCTGCGCGACGGCGATGTGATGGAGGGCTCGATCACCGGGCTGGGCACCCAGCGCACCCGATGTGTCGCCGAGGAGCACGGCGCATGA
- a CDS encoding winged helix-turn-helix transcriptional regulator, which yields MDATTEALRDAGADPRLDRDTSNCSIGRTLEVVGEKWTILILREVYYGSSRFGEFERVLGCPRNLLAARLKMLVEEGILATETYKEPGSRGRPKYVITPKGADLVPAVMGLLQWGDRYRADPEGPAMLSRHRGCGAHVDAQIRCDRGHTVQPKDIESVPGPAFRLRSAE from the coding sequence ATGGATGCAACGACCGAAGCTCTGCGGGACGCCGGCGCGGACCCCCGTCTCGACCGGGACACGTCGAACTGCTCGATCGGCCGGACCCTCGAGGTCGTGGGCGAGAAGTGGACGATTTTGATCCTGCGCGAGGTCTACTATGGCTCGTCCCGTTTCGGCGAGTTCGAACGCGTCCTCGGCTGTCCCCGCAACCTCCTCGCGGCGCGGCTCAAGATGCTCGTGGAGGAAGGGATCCTGGCCACCGAGACCTACAAGGAGCCGGGCTCGCGAGGCCGGCCGAAGTACGTGATCACGCCGAAAGGTGCGGATCTGGTTCCGGCGGTGATGGGACTCCTGCAGTGGGGCGACCGCTACCGCGCCGACCCGGAGGGCCCGGCCATGCTGTCCCGGCACCGCGGCTGCGGCGCACACGTCGACGCCCAGATCCGCTGCGACCGGGGCCACACCGTCCAGCCGAAAGACATCGAGAGCGTCCCCGGCCCGGCCTTTCGCCTGCGGTCCGCCGAGTGA
- a CDS encoding alpha/beta fold hydrolase, with protein MGQPTVTTGVTQVDGVRLHHVRAGSGPLLVLLHGWPQTSDCWRPVLADLAADHTVVAPDLRGYGLSDKPTAGYDKRRMAADIAGLVEALGFDKAAVVGHDRGARVAHRWALDRPEQVERLAVLDIVPTREMFRRLDASLASGYWHWLFQMQPDLPERLVGRDIRGYLEYFFERWTYNRHGLTSEAVDAYVRAFSRPGALRASFDDYRAMEQDVALDDIDAAEGRRLTMPVLALWGSVGLPSRLPTLEIWREYADDVTGAEIPECGHFIPEEQPTAMLAHLRPFLAAGRAV; from the coding sequence ATGGGGCAGCCGACAGTGACGACCGGGGTGACGCAGGTGGACGGGGTCCGCCTGCACCACGTCCGAGCGGGATCCGGCCCCCTGCTCGTGCTGCTCCACGGCTGGCCGCAGACCTCCGACTGCTGGCGGCCGGTGCTGGCGGATCTCGCGGCCGACCACACTGTCGTGGCGCCCGACCTGCGCGGCTACGGCCTGAGTGACAAGCCCACGGCCGGCTATGACAAGCGGCGCATGGCTGCCGACATCGCCGGTCTCGTCGAGGCGCTCGGTTTCGATAAGGCCGCGGTCGTGGGCCACGACCGCGGTGCCCGTGTGGCGCACCGGTGGGCGCTGGATCGCCCGGAGCAGGTGGAACGGCTCGCCGTACTCGACATCGTGCCGACCCGGGAGATGTTCCGTCGCCTTGATGCCTCCCTCGCCTCCGGATACTGGCACTGGCTGTTCCAGATGCAACCCGACCTGCCGGAGCGCCTCGTGGGACGCGACATCCGTGGATATCTCGAGTACTTCTTCGAGCGGTGGACCTACAACCGCCACGGTCTGACATCCGAAGCAGTCGACGCCTACGTCCGGGCGTTCTCCCGTCCGGGCGCCCTGCGCGCGAGTTTCGACGACTACCGCGCCATGGAGCAGGACGTCGCCCTCGACGACATCGACGCCGCCGAGGGTCGTCGTCTCACGATGCCGGTACTGGCGTTGTGGGGTTCCGTGGGGCTGCCCTCCCGCCTGCCGACGCTGGAGATCTGGCGCGAGTACGCGGACGACGTCACCGGCGCCGAGATCCCGGAGTGCGGTCACTTCATCCCGGAGGAGCAGCCGACAGCGATGCTGGCGCACCTGCGGCCTTTCCTGGCTGCCGGAAGGGCCGTTTAG
- a CDS encoding MFS transporter — MPGSAPLSPPAVDDVAPSPLAVSGPAHLLRVTLLMAGSCLPILGAVLIAPVLPKMQDHFAAVPGAEALVPLALTVPALALALLAPFAGVIVDRLGRKRLLIVATVLYAVFGTAPLYLDSLGAIIAGRALVGVAEAAIMTCCTTLIGDYYTGRQRVKYLALQTMCASASATVFFAIGGAVGSAGWKAPFWIYAVSLVLAPLMASALPSPVTRAATDDTPAYTATVPALRAFPWRQMAGICALTFFGAMVFYTVPVEMAYLLDDLGVESTGVIGLATAVASAATVGGAVTFARLKRSPDPMLPAVLGVCAVGFGVMFLANDVPLLVVGAVVNCVGTGMLLPALLTSAMSRLAFEDRGRGTGLWMAAFFGGEFVCPLVLLAGESAVGSLAGAVGVLGLAAALVAAGLAVVRRRVGGAGPRPLPEQLG; from the coding sequence ATGCCTGGTTCCGCCCCGCTGTCTCCCCCTGCGGTCGACGATGTCGCTCCGTCGCCTCTCGCCGTCTCGGGACCGGCCCATCTGCTGCGGGTGACACTGCTGATGGCGGGCAGTTGTCTGCCGATCCTGGGAGCCGTGCTGATCGCCCCGGTGCTGCCGAAGATGCAGGACCACTTCGCGGCGGTCCCGGGGGCCGAGGCACTGGTGCCCCTCGCCCTGACCGTCCCGGCGCTGGCGCTGGCCCTGCTCGCCCCGTTCGCCGGCGTGATCGTGGACCGGCTGGGCCGCAAGCGCCTGCTGATCGTGGCGACCGTTCTGTACGCCGTGTTCGGAACCGCCCCGCTCTACCTCGACTCGCTGGGCGCCATCATCGCCGGCCGCGCGCTGGTGGGCGTCGCCGAAGCCGCGATCATGACGTGCTGCACCACGCTGATCGGCGACTACTACACCGGTCGGCAGCGGGTGAAGTACCTCGCCCTGCAGACCATGTGCGCCTCCGCCTCGGCCACCGTCTTCTTCGCGATCGGCGGTGCCGTCGGCTCGGCCGGCTGGAAGGCGCCCTTCTGGATCTACGCCGTGAGCCTCGTCCTCGCCCCGCTGATGGCCTCCGCGCTGCCCAGCCCGGTCACCCGCGCGGCCACCGACGACACCCCGGCATACACGGCGACGGTGCCGGCCCTACGCGCCTTCCCCTGGCGGCAGATGGCGGGCATCTGTGCCCTGACCTTCTTCGGCGCGATGGTCTTCTACACCGTCCCGGTCGAGATGGCGTACCTCCTCGACGACCTCGGTGTGGAGAGCACGGGCGTCATCGGTCTGGCCACGGCGGTCGCGAGCGCCGCCACGGTGGGTGGAGCGGTCACCTTCGCCCGGCTGAAGCGCTCCCCGGACCCGATGCTGCCCGCGGTTCTCGGCGTCTGCGCGGTCGGCTTCGGGGTGATGTTCCTGGCCAACGACGTGCCGCTGCTGGTCGTCGGAGCGGTGGTCAACTGTGTGGGCACGGGCATGCTGTTGCCCGCCCTGCTCACGAGCGCGATGTCCCGGCTGGCGTTCGAGGACCGCGGTCGTGGCACGGGGTTGTGGATGGCGGCCTTCTTCGGCGGTGAGTTCGTCTGCCCGCTCGTCCTGCTGGCCGGTGAGTCGGCGGTCGGCAGTCTCGCCGGTGCGGTGGGCGTGTTGGGGCTGGCCGCCGCGCTCGTCGCGGCGGGGCTGGCCGTGGTGCGTCGGCGCGTCGGTGGTGCTGGTCCCCGGCCGCTGCCGGAGCAGTTGGGCTGA
- the lpdA gene encoding dihydrolipoyl dehydrogenase yields MDEQGERFDVVVLGAGPGGYVAAIRAAQLGKRVAVVEEKYWGGVCLNVGCIPTKALLRNAELAHIFTREAKTFGIRAEGEVSFDYGEAFRRSRKVADGRVKGVHYLMKKNKITEISGRGTFLDPNTLQVADYDGNTRTIGFEHCIIAAGATPRLLPGTRRTSRVVTYEEQILAEDLPESIVIAGAGAIGVEFAYILHNYGVKVTIVEFLDRIAPLEDAEISAELARQYRKLGIDVLTSTRVESIDESGPQVRVTVTGKDGAQQVLEADKVLQAIGFAPNVTGYGLENTGVRVTERGAIDVDGRCRTSVPHIFAIGDVTAKLMLAHAAEAMGMVAAETIADAETMELDYVMIPRSTFCQPQIASFGYTEAQAREKGFDVQVVKFPFTANAKAHGLGDASGFVKLISDAKYGELLGGHLIGPDVTELLPELTLAQQWDLTVHEIARNVHAHPTLGEAVKEAVHGLAGHMINM; encoded by the coding sequence ATGGACGAGCAGGGTGAGCGCTTCGACGTCGTCGTACTCGGTGCGGGCCCCGGCGGATACGTCGCCGCCATCAGGGCCGCTCAACTGGGCAAGCGTGTCGCGGTCGTCGAGGAGAAGTACTGGGGTGGGGTCTGCCTGAACGTGGGCTGTATCCCCACCAAGGCGCTGCTGCGCAACGCCGAGCTCGCGCACATCTTCACGCGCGAGGCGAAGACCTTCGGCATCAGGGCCGAGGGCGAGGTCTCCTTCGACTACGGGGAGGCCTTCCGCCGCAGCCGGAAGGTCGCGGACGGCCGGGTCAAGGGCGTCCACTACCTGATGAAGAAGAACAAGATCACGGAGATCAGCGGGCGCGGCACCTTCCTCGACCCGAACACGCTCCAGGTGGCCGACTATGACGGCAACACCCGCACCATCGGCTTCGAGCATTGCATCATCGCCGCCGGCGCGACCCCCAGGCTGCTGCCCGGCACCCGCCGTACCTCGCGCGTGGTGACGTACGAGGAGCAGATCCTCGCCGAGGACCTGCCGGAGTCGATCGTCATCGCGGGCGCCGGCGCCATCGGCGTGGAGTTCGCCTACATCCTGCACAACTACGGCGTGAAGGTCACGATCGTGGAGTTCCTGGACCGGATCGCCCCGCTGGAGGACGCCGAGATCTCCGCCGAACTCGCCAGGCAGTACCGGAAGCTGGGCATCGACGTCCTCACCTCGACCCGTGTCGAGTCCATCGACGAGTCCGGTCCGCAGGTCCGGGTCACCGTCACCGGCAAGGACGGCGCCCAGCAGGTGCTGGAGGCCGACAAGGTGCTGCAGGCGATCGGCTTCGCGCCGAACGTCACCGGCTACGGCCTGGAGAACACCGGGGTGAGGGTCACCGAGCGCGGCGCGATCGATGTCGACGGCCGCTGCCGCACCTCCGTCCCGCACATCTTCGCCATCGGCGACGTCACCGCGAAGCTGATGCTCGCGCACGCCGCCGAGGCGATGGGCATGGTCGCCGCTGAGACGATCGCGGACGCGGAGACCATGGAGCTGGACTACGTGATGATCCCGCGCTCCACCTTCTGCCAGCCGCAGATCGCCAGCTTCGGCTACACCGAGGCGCAGGCGCGGGAGAAGGGCTTCGACGTCCAGGTCGTCAAGTTCCCCTTCACCGCGAACGCCAAGGCCCACGGCCTGGGCGACGCGAGCGGCTTCGTGAAGCTGATCAGCGACGCCAAGTACGGCGAACTCCTCGGCGGCCACCTCATCGGCCCGGACGTCACCGAACTCCTTCCCGAGCTGACCCTGGCCCAGCAGTGGGACCTCACGGTCCACGAGATCGCCCGCAACGTCCACGCCCACCCGACCCTCGGCGAAGCGGTCAAGGAAGCCGTCCACGGCCTCGCCGGCCACATGATCAACATGTAG
- a CDS encoding TetR family transcriptional regulator encodes MRGPNRRQMYAEQTRADLVTAARKLFVDNGFADTSVEAITSAARVSKGTFYSHFPDKKAMFAELYTELLRQVGALSDTTCEAIRGTGPEQPAMTAVADLTHAFLRRTIDDPLHRELMAQAPSVLGGQYRHINETVAQPPIERLLTALAERGELQPHVPVATVARLLLAGLCEGNQIIAASADREEALTRTFHALTLLMSGLAADGISTRG; translated from the coding sequence ATGCGAGGGCCAAACCGACGACAGATGTACGCGGAGCAGACCCGGGCGGACCTGGTGACGGCCGCACGGAAACTGTTCGTGGACAACGGGTTCGCGGACACGTCGGTCGAGGCCATCACCAGCGCGGCGCGGGTGAGCAAGGGCACCTTCTACAGCCACTTCCCGGACAAGAAGGCGATGTTCGCCGAGCTCTACACCGAACTGCTGCGGCAGGTCGGCGCCCTGAGCGACACGACGTGCGAGGCGATCCGTGGGACAGGCCCGGAGCAACCCGCCATGACCGCGGTCGCCGACCTCACGCACGCCTTCCTGCGGCGGACCATCGACGATCCCCTGCACCGGGAGCTGATGGCCCAGGCCCCCTCGGTCCTGGGTGGGCAGTACCGGCACATCAACGAGACCGTCGCCCAGCCACCCATCGAACGGCTGCTGACCGCCCTGGCCGAACGCGGTGAACTGCAACCGCACGTACCGGTCGCCACTGTCGCCCGACTGCTGCTGGCCGGCCTGTGCGAGGGCAACCAGATCATCGCGGCCTCAGCGGACCGGGAGGAGGCCCTGACCAGGACGTTCCACGCGCTCACCCTGCTGATGTCGGGCCTGGCGGCCGACGGCATCAGCACCCGCGGCTGA